In the genome of Arachis hypogaea cultivar Tifrunner chromosome 9, arahy.Tifrunner.gnm2.J5K5, whole genome shotgun sequence, the window CACGCGTCGCTCTCCAGTTTTCTCCCGAACGGTGCCCCTATTTGAACAAAGAAACAAACCCAATTGCTCTTCTCTCACCATCCGAAAACGAAAGCTACACACACACTTCACTCTCAaaccttcttcttcatctctgaaACTCATCTTTGCAACGTGGAGAAGAAGCAATCATgcccaaaaaacataaaattaaagatgTTGATCGATGTGAGCTTCATATTATTCATTATCTCAGTGATCCTGATTATgtaagtattttttaattatttctaagatttagaaatttatttatatttataattattaatattaagaatttaattattaTGATGGTGATTGTTGGTAAAAAATGCAgttgatatataaaaaaatagatgcagtttatatttcaatatttcttaaatttttttaaactttttttgcagatttttaattaaaaatattattattaataagaaaatataatcATTATTAATGATGAAAGGATTTCGGTTGGTATAAAAGAAGAAGTAAATAGATCTCTTATTCAGTAGAgaatgttgattttttttaattttttattaatttatagtataattatatgttttagttaattaagcatatttaaatattgatttaaAAAAGTAAGTATAACTGTTAGAGAAGAATTTAAATGTTTATGTTATTGTTATTGGTATTGTGACTGATAAAAATGTTAATGTTTAATGATTAATAGGAATATTTTAATTAAGCCatgctatttttttaattatgacaaTGTTTATAGTTTTTAGAATATGAATGTTAATGTTGTGTAGAATTGTTGATGATGGCATATACtgattgttaatattttttattattgagggAAAAATGTGTTTCACAAATGAGTAATTAGTATTAGATAATATTTAAATTGTTGTAATATTGTTGAGAATATTCGTtaagaataaataaatgtataggtcatgacttttatttttaattattaataattttaaggaTTAATTCAATAATTTTAGAAGTTAAAAGAATTAGTTATATATGGATTTACTGAAATGATTGATGATGGTAAGTTAGTAACTGTTAATTATATGACTAGttatttgttatgtttttttgtagaaattaagaatgttgACATGTAACCACCCAGTTCCTCCGGATCGGTACAACGATAGGGTGGAGGAGCATTTACGGATTACTGGGTTCTATCATGTGTCTCAGATTGGGATAGTTCAGTGTCAGAAAGCATTGGTAAATGCTCTAATCGAACGTTGGCACCCAGACACACATACGTTTCACCTCCCCATTGGTGAATGTTCCGTGACTCTTGAAGATGTGGCTCTAATACTTGGTCTTCCCACAGATGGTCTTCCAGTCACAGGGATGACAATGAGTAGTTTTGAAGCCATGGAGGCGGAGTGTCTGCTTCAATTTGGGGTTGCACCTCATAGAGAGGACTGTAGATCAAGCTGCATAAAACTGACATGGCTCCGGAATCTGAAAGagaatttagaattaaatgaTGAAATCAGTATACAGAGGTATGTGAGGTGTCATATTATGTTGATGAAGTAATTTATGTATTAGCCATGTGGACTATGTAATATTGTCTCATGATAGCCTAATATGCTACATTAGATGTTTTTCTATTAATGTATTCACCATCGTATTATATAATGCTACAGATATGTTATAATATTAGATTGTCATTAATTACTAGGTATGTGAGGTGTCACATTATGTTGCTGATTGGGACGATACTGTTTGGGGATAAGTCTGGGGCAGGTGTGCACTGGAAATTTCTACCCTTGCTTCGTGATTTTGTCAATATTGGACAATATAGTTGGGGTTCGGCATGCCTAGCACACCTTTACAGGGCATTATGCAGGGCATCTCGTTATAACTGTAAGGAAATAGATGGTCCACTAACACTGCTGCTGGGTTGGGCTTGGATCCGATTGCCATATCTATCGCCGCTTCCTAGAGAACCCCGCAGTTTTCCACTTGCAAACAGGTAATATTATGTTACAATGTATCAATTTCTTTATATTTAAGATTCATTTGCGCTAGTTGATGACATCGTATTAGGTGGCGTAATTGGGAGCGTGGTGACCGACGATATAGATATCTCAAGCTAGCTCACTTTAGGAAGGCCTTTGATGAACTTCAGGAAGGCCAGGTGTGTTTTTAATTAAAGAAGCATTACTTTTCGGAATATTGGGCTTCGACAAAACTATCAGTCATTGTGTTGGAGTTATGTGTTGTGGGTTGTAATcatgatttttctttaatttttcagttTGTCTGGGTTGCCTATGCTGTGGATCGTGTGGATCCAAATATAATTCCTGCTGAAATATACATGCAATCGGTTATCTGGAGCGCGACAGTTCCATTGGTGTCGTTTGAATGTATCGAGTGGCATGCCACGGATAGGTTAAGGCGACAGTTCGGTTTCGTTCAGGGAGTACCTTCTCAAGAACAGAATTTGGATAAGGCTCATGGAGAGATTCTTACTGGACCTAAAAATCTTAATTGGGCCACGACACCGACTCATTCAAAATGGGTAATGCATTGGACCAATAAGTATCACTACATTCTTTCTGAACTTCccatgccttcacagcatccGTTGGATACCTACCTGAACTGGTTCCGATCAAAATATGGGGCCCGCTTAGCCTTGTCGAATCTTGCGGGTGAAGAGAATGATGAAGGCAACCAGGATCTGGATGTGGGCAATGAGGATATGGATGAGGGTAATGAATATACCGATGAGGGTAGTCAGGATATGGATGAGGACAATGAAGAGCAGGAGCAACATATATCACCTGCAATTCCGCCTCCACAAGAACAACCTCAAGCCTCAACCCAGTATCTACCTCAGACACAGTTCACCCCATCATATCCAGTACAACAACAATATTGGGGTATGTCACAGTTTGAAATAGGTGATGGAACTTCTTTTAGCCAGTTGCTTGGGTTCATGTCTGTAGATGGAGCACATTCACAATATGGCGATCAGCCTGAGTTTATGCCTGGCAGGTATTCGTTGGATGCAAGGTATCCAGGCCATACCTCATCCGTTGCTTCTGGAGGCTTTGTTTCTGTTGACTCTAGTAGGAGTGAGGGTGGACGAGGTGTTCTAAATAGTCAAAATCCTAACCGATGTAACATGGGACTCATTGAGGAAGATACTAACGCACTCGATCAAGAAACCGATGCGTATCTAGTAGATGACCCGGATGAAGAGGGCGATGACGACGACGATGAAATTGAAGAGTTCGATGAGGATGAAGAATCTCGCAACGATGGTATTATGTTTACTATTTTGCATTGCATATTCCATGActtatctactttctttgcataaATGGCATATCTTATTGGATTTTGCTTCTTCATTTGTGGAATTTATGTTGGTATATGAATATGTAATGTGCTGCACATACTTGTTTATTGAAAATCGTTTACAGGTCAGGCACGCAGTCCAGATGACAACGTCAAAGGTTACAATCTGAGGATTGATCCGCCACGTCGGAGTGCTAATCGTTTCACCCCTTCTGTCTTCAAAAAGGCGGCCAAGAAATGCAAGAGCTTTGTGAAGGATGTAAAGTGGAAATTGAGAAAGtagttcttttcttttgtttagagTTATTTGTATTTGTTAAAATTTATGTATTGATGACTTTATGTAATTTTATGGGTTATATGTATTGGTTATGttgaacctatgcacaattactcaagagggggggtgaattgagtaatgcaacaacaatgaatctttttgcgaaaattaaagacaatatacaaaagtgttattgtactagtatttttccaagagcttaactcaattgctaagcatttataaggagcttttactttccaatagacaccaactcaaataaattgatcaagcttttcaccaatcggacttaagccactccttaagtacttacgaagctacttttcgatcacaatttatttgctcaatagtaaaagacaataatattgaagagatgagtttggagagaagcaaacgctatttagagtggttcggcacaatccttgtcctacgtccactttctttctcaatcgcaattgagaagttccactattgccaagcttcaaggtgctcgcgcaaaaccttttacaatccgagtccttagtttctaacacctcacggtatatgatcaccactcgtatactaacccactccacttagagataccttctctaagatttgccttgagtacttagtatccttctttggtatcctcaccgactatagtgtttataactcttgactcaaccttggagatcacactccaatttacaaggtgtacaagaaaacaattctcaaagaattgttgagatgaaatgagtgctctctagaagagtgtgtgattacaagtttagcactattgaaccaattgatattgctctctcaaattgtgtattatatcacttaaaaatgtgtagaatgaaagcaTATGATCAAGATAGTTTTCTAAAATCAAAAACTtctgaaataaggcttcaatccatccatttatagattccccaaaccttagaaacgttggggaattaatgggatggagcatttatgtcaaaactagccgttttttatgtttttgaattatttgcatcgatgcataacactttgcatcgatgcaaatgtgcctttgatgctgaaatttgaattttcagctaggttgcatcgatgcaaacatctttgcatcgatgcaacaagtcgttgcatgctttgcatcgatgcaagatgagtgtgcatcgatgcaaacctcaaagaatggcttaaaatcacttcaaaatgcttaggattgatctcaaacttgttggagtcaattcctatgcttttgtacttttgaaaacaagtttttaaaccttttggctagcatcgaattgcaagatgtgtatcaaaacattttgtgagtgtgtgttgagagatttagcaattggttcttaacaagaagttacctaagtcctaagactctatacttgtcttcaactgttgtggacttgagtttcttgttgttgttgtgtttgctttcaactcttcatgcttgttcattcaagttgtttgttggtatGTTTTTttatgtcgtttgttggtttgtcattcatcaaaacctatgaatacaaacttcgcatacaagcaacatggtTTACAGGTTAGACATTATGTAGTTATATGTATTTGTTAGACATTATGTACTGATGACTTTATGTAGTGTTTATAGTTATTTGTATTGGTTAGACATTATGTAACGATGAAAATATTTTATCGTTTATACTTATTTGTATGTGTTGGACCTTGTATAGAGTACTTAAAATGTGTTGGACATTACTGATGTATTAGCCATCTGGAGCATGTAATAATGTCTCTTAAAACCTTAATATGATACTACAGATATTTCTCAATTGATGTATTAACCATCATATTATATAATGCTACAGATATGTCATAATACTAGAGTGTCATTAATGATAAGGTTACATATAGCAGGTCATGTTACCTCAATTTGCTCAGTCAGGTTTTATTATACAATATCATATTAAAACTGTGAACCTAGGGGGCTTCTCTGTTGGTATTTGAACTAACAGACCGACGGCATCTGCTTCGACTATGTCCCTCAGCACCACATAGAGTACATCGCCTAAGACGACGTAACATCCTCGTGTCCATCTCATTCAGAAAACGCGTCATCCTGGGCCGACCTTTTGACACCCGTCGCATGTACGGATTCGGTATGAACCGAGGTCCGTTGTAAGCAGGCCATGTAGTGGGATTACCCAGTGGCCTAAACCATGCTCGGTACACCCGCCGCACTTGGCGGAGATTACTTAGGAAAAAATGCCATGgatcagaagtctctccctcaACAATAGCAAACGCAATCGGAACGATATTGTTGTTTCCATCCTGGGAAACTGCCACAAGCAGACAACCCTTATACTTTCCGTACAAGTGAGTACCATCCACCTGGACAATTGGTTTACAATGTCTGAATGCCCTAATacaagggtaataactccagaaTACACGATGCAGTACCCGAATATCACCCACCAAGTCATCgccttgatatgcaggcatagtctcaaaatggacaacagctgatggctccttgtgacacatggcctcaaaccatataggcAAGGCTTCATACGatgcttcccaacctccaaatattttttctattgccctctgcttagccaaccatgcttttCGGTAACTGACGGTGTAGTTGAATTTCGATTGCACTTCTGCTATTACCGATTTTACCTTTAAGGAGGGGTCAACTTCAACCAgtggctttattgcttctgcaattgtgatAGAGTCCAGTTTTGAATGATCCTGTGAAATGGTGGTTGTGGTACAGGTGTGGctaccattatacctccttataacccaacagtacttcctgctgatcaagctaaccctgataagccaatcacaccctgacccatattgtgtacacttggcataaaatgtcaacggctcAGACTCATAAACCCGGTAGTCTACACTTCGTCGTATGGTATACTCCTTAACCGCCTTAATAACAGCTTCCCTGGAACTGAACTCCATCCCAACGACGAATTCACCATCTGCGACCATAGGAATTTCTGCTGGGACAAATGCCATAAGATAAATTTCATTAATACGCAGCAAATGTAATAAACCAGTatgctttaaataaaaaattatcaacatTTTAAGATATCACACTAAACAACATAAGCACATCAGCAGCAAATGTAaaaaatcggaccggaccggccggtttgaCCGAAAAACCAAACGAACCGTGCCGGTCCGGTACGGTTCATGCCATTTGAACCGTACAATAGGTCGAAGCTGTGCCGATAATTGTTACAAACTCATGCAATTTGCTACAACCATATCTTATACAACATAAATATTATTTCCTAATAAACACATGAagcatataaaagaaaaaaataaattcctTAACGGGTCGAGGACCGGTTAGATCCTGACAACTTCGACACAGAACGCATGATTAAATAATGCTTAAAAAAGGGTAAAATCTTCATAACTCAATCAATGTCTAACTACAAAAACACTTATACCACGATTACGTACCTGCAGTCATATATTCCGGAAATTCAggaacatgcatggcttccaagtctaaaactcgcatgaatgatggctcctcaaacggcaCTTCGTTTGCAAGTGCATTTGCCACTTCTGTCACATCTGGGCACATGGTTCTCtcaccttgatcttcatcaccatctGGAACAGCAAATTCATAGTTGCTTTCGAACTCTTTTTCACtgtcactattataatcttcctGTAGAATATTCCGGTCAGCCTCAGATTGTtcgaactcaacatacaactcgatgaacgagATCTGAGACCggttttcaatatacattgaaaacatctcctgCATGCTTGCATCGTCCGTCACATATTTGGGTTGATATTGTACGAATCCACCAAACACCTGTATGGGATATCTGTATAGAATACATGATATATTTCTTGCCCTCTCAGAACCAATTTTTTCACAGATTACTCCTTTTAGCTCCtcaaatgaaataataaaaggaataacaacatctactgggctttcacaaataaattttactcctTCAGCCGTTTCtaacaaaatctgaccaaaataaaataattttagcaaTACTCAGTCACTCATTTTTTTCACTCACTATAATAGAAACATAATCTTAGATACTACATTATCAAAATCAAAActgaaaaaaagagagagttttgaagaagaagaaagatgcaGCCGTCGAAGAAGAAGGAATACCCAGCTGCTTTCCCACCTACCAGTTCACTTCACCCTTTTATATCACAACCTTTGAGGAACTCGAACCCTACGACTAGGTTAACTTTGAACCAAAAAAATTCATTTCTAAGACAGaactcggaccatccgatttcttTGTCTCCTTGCCACAAAACGGAGGGTCCGAGTTCATTGATCACCATTTCATTCTCTCAGCTAAGAACTCGGACCCTGCGACTTTCATACCCATTCCTAAGATGTCAACTCGTTGGGTCCGATTCCTTATACTTGAAGTTCTATATGGTTGCCTAACAAATCGGACCGTGcgttttgtttataaaattttcaaatcctATGAACTCGCACGGTCCGAGTTCCTTCGTCCCAAACTGACAAAAATCTGTCCCACATATATGTGTATTCCCCCCAAACTCCATATCCAAGCATAGCACACACATGCCCTCCATAACGATAAAATTGAGCCCAAAAAAAACATTTGTGATATGCTCTGTTGAAAGTAATCTGATTTTTCTGACTTCATGTTTTGTTTGGTTTTTCAGGTCTGTTGAGATGAAAGGTTGAATAGGATGGGATCGGATCTTGAGTGTGAGATTTGCGGAGTAGAAGGCTGATGGATTAAGTCGCTTGATTGGCAAGTGAAACTATTTACAAAGATACTTCGATACTAAAATAAGTGTTCATACAAAAGAGGCTAATTAGGATAAAAAATGTAACGACTcttatgaaaaagataaattcCTTTTTTTATCCTTTGTTCTTGAGTGGACCCATTTATCTAAAAACTTCCGCCAACTATCTATCTGAACATTAATAAAAGATATCATATCATCTAATAGTTCGGACGGGTCGGTAATCCGTCGAATCGTGGGTCCATCAGATGGACCCCTAATTCTTGTTGGGCTGGGTCGAAATatatctaaacaaaaaaaaaaaataatcttacttCTGATATTTCTTCAGCACTGCCTGCTTCACAGATTCGTTTATCTCATCAATCTTGTAGCTAGCTACTACCAAAGGTGCGAAACTTCCATGAATGAATGTGTTTGATTTTCCATGGACATATACCTGACATGTAGTACATATATAGTTAATTTGGCCATCCAATTTTCTATAATCTCATTTGAATCTTCTTATTGCCaggctttatttatttttttttccaaaaacacCACCGTATGTAACAAGTCATCAAAACTACTTTTGCCAAGACAACTGACTAAACTTGTTGATTATTTGCCTCTAATGTTCCATACTAGCCAATCAATGCATCATTCTTTTGCATATTCACATCAATCATATCCATATCCAAACGCCAAACGATCAAGCTATTTCTATGTCTTTCCTCAAACCCATATTACTCCAAATTTGCCTTTTCTTATTCTTCAAATTTTCCATAGACGAAGCAAATGACAATAACCAACTTGAGTACCTCAGTCACAGTTGCTCAACCAACAAAACCTTCCCTCCCAACACCACATACGAATCCAACCTACACACCCTCCTCACCTCTTTCTCTTCCGTTGCCGCCACTGCCGAGTTCTACAACACCACTTTCTCCGGCGGAGATGCCACCGGCGAAACAATCTATGGCATGTTCATGTGCAGGGGCGACATCAAGAGCCAGAAATGCCAAAACTGCATTGAAATGGCAACGCAGAAAATAGCCTTAAGTTGTCCAAACTCCAAAGAAGCCATAATTTGGTACCATGAGTGCATGGTTCGTTACTCCAACCGCTCTTTCTTCTCAACCGTGGACGAATGGCCGCGGCCTAAGTACATCAGTCATCACGAAACCTCGAGTATAACCACGGAAGGGAGCTATGGATGGTTGTTAGCAACCACGTTGAACGATGCCATTGCTGAGGCTGCGAAATCTGCCAATGCCAATAAGAAATTTGCAACAAAACATGTGAGCTTGGGAGGGTTTCAGAATGTGTATACACTTGTTCAGTGCACACCTGATTTGTCGAGCCAAGATTGCAGCAAGTGTTTGAATGATGTGATGAAAGATATTCCTATCTGCTGTTTGGGAACAGATGGTGGAATGGTTTTGTATCCAAGCTGCAATTTGATGTTTGGCTTACATCGATTCTACTCCGACGCTAATCTTCCTATTAATTGGTACCAACTACCTAAACCTTTTGTTGGTAAACCACTTTCAGGTAAACCTCTTACTATGCTATTAAATATCTTACATTAATTCTTGTCGGTTTGCAAAGAAAAATGTTTCATTTGGCGTATACACACACACTTGCTAGTTGTTACATATCCACCGCCACGCCAATATATCCTAATATAGTTATTTTGTTCTTTAGTTAGTGGTAGTTATTTGTCAGTTAAAGTATAGCTAATGATTTTCGTAAATAATttataacttaattaaaaaatatcatagttgCACAAATAATACTATTGTAGAAAAAGATATAGCCGTGTAAGAGATAAATTGATTAGGGAAGGGGGAGTGGACCAAAGTCCCGTGTGGTAAAAAGTATTCTCGAGTTTATGCGCAAATGGATGAACCTACTTGGCAATTtggcataaaataataataaacatatgaataaataaaataaaacaaagactATTTTCCATGTGTTTCATAGCTTTCATATTTCCAAAAGACTGCAAGATAACTAGTGGTCatctacatatataaataatatttttttccctTGTTTTTAATCAATTACATCTAATGTAGAATATGATTCCATTCTGGCCAGCTGGCTACAGTGATAGTTGTTGAAATGATCATGTTCTAGCCGCCACCAACCAATTAACCCACCCGTATCAATAATCGACCATTCATTATATCCTCGCTCTAATTACTCTCCACTTTAATTAAACACGAAAGATCAGAGTTAGTTAGGAATGATGTAATATAATGTCGTTTCTTAAACTCATATTATTCAACTACCTTTGCTTCTTTCTCAGTCTCATCACCACCTTCAATTTGTTCATAACCGAAgccagtaataataataataataatcatagtaATGAGCTTGATTACTTGAAATGCGATTGTTTAAACAACAAAACCATCTCTCCTATTATTCCCACTACCATCTACAGATCCAACCTCCAAACCCTTCTCACCTCTCTCTCTTCCCACGCGGCCACCGCCGGCTTCTACAACGCCACCGCCGGCGGCGGCCACCCGAACGAAACAATCTATGGGATGTACATGTGCCGCGGTGACGTCAGCAACCAGACATGCCAAGAGTGCGTAGAAACAGCAAAGCAGGAAATAGGGTCAAGGTGTGGGAATAACTCGAAAGAAGGCATAATTTGGTACCACCAATGCTTCCTTCGCTACTCGAATCGTTCGTTCTTCTATACCTTGGATGAGTGGCCTCGCCTTGAGTACATCGTTCACAACAATGGCAGCAATGCGGGCAATGAAGGAAGCTACGGGTGGTTGTTGGCGAGCACGTTGAACGAGGCAATTGAAGAGGCGAAGAGCAAGATGAAGAAATTTGCAACAAAACACGCGAGCTTGAATAGTTCTAAGAACGTATATACACTTGTTCAGTGCACTCCGGATCTGTGGAGAGAAGATTGCAGTAagtgtttgaatgatttaatgaAGGATATTCCTATGTGCTGTTTGGGAACCGATGGTGGGATGGTTCTTTCTCCAAGCTGCAATTTGATGTTCGGATTACGCCAATTTTACTCCAATGTTACTATTCGTACCACCTGGAATTCACTACCTAATTCTAGACTTGGTAAATATCAAACTAAGCTTTCAGGTAAAACTTTCCTCTTGgcttaattttgtaattttctatttcttatttattttatgctaaaTTTTTGTTTACTTTTAGGTAAAAATTCACTTCCAGTACAtacatatgaagttgatagttttTAGttgataaataatttgataaatttaactaaattatcatttaattatttttaattatcaattccaAATAAAGTTAAGTGCATCTAAATTTTTACCTTACTTTTAAGAGTGATTAGACTGTTTGATAGCATGCCATAACATTACTTTTCTCAAAAACTTAAACTAATAGTAAAAAAAACGGGGGAAAGTGACTTTGTGACTTAAACCTAAAGTTATTTGTGACTTTGTGTAAAACTTTGATTTCTAATATTGTCTCAAAACTAAATTCATAATATTTAAACaaatattatcttttaatttaattagtatATAAAATGCTAAGACTCGCAGTGGAAATAATACTTCAACTTATTAAGCGATATTTATGAAAGCCACTGAAGAAACACTTGCATTATTGAATTCACGGGCAATATTGATTGTTATGCAGGGAAACCAAGTGGCAGAAGATTAAAGATTATCATAGCGTCTACTGTTCCTATTGTTGCTTTCTTGATGCTTTATTTCTTTGGCTATCATTTCCGGCGGATAAATGCTCTGCGGCGTTATAAGGCTATCCTTAAAGAAAATTGTATGTAATGTGTGTAAAAAGGAAAATCAGTCCTCATGAACTTTCGTTTTCTAATTAAGCTTagcaat includes:
- the LOC140175433 gene encoding uncharacterized protein; translation: MQEMFSMYIENRSQISFIELYVEFEQSEADRNILQEDYNSDSEKEFESNYEFAVPDGDEDQGERTMCPDVTEVANALANEVPFEEPSFMRVLDLEAMHVPEFPEYMTAEIPMVADGEFVVGMEFSSREAVIKAVKEYTIRRSVDYRVYESEPLTFYAKCTQYGSGCDWLIRVSLISRKYCWVIRRYNGSHTCTTTTISQDHSKLDSITIAEAIKPLVEVDPSLKVKSVIAEVQSKFNYTVSYRKAWLAKQRAIEKIFGGWEASYEALPIWFEAMCHKEPSAVVHFETMPAYQGDDLVGDIRVLHRVFWSYYPCIRAFRHCKPIVQVDGTHLYGKYKGCLLVAVSQDGNNNIVPIAFAIVEGETSDPWHFFLSNLRQVRRVYRAWFRPLGNPTTWPAYNGPRFIPNPYMRRVSKGRPRMTRFLNEMDTRMLRRLRRCTLCGAEGHSRSRCRRSVSSNTNREAP